TTCATGTTCCTGCCATATATACATATGTTGGAGCCCTATCTTATGGTGTTCCTTGCTTTGTTGTAAAAAACGTATCGCATCATCCGAATCAATAAGGTGAAACATTGAAACACGTAATAGCTGCTGATCTTTCAGCTTTGGAGGTTCTACTTTGTAATTCAATAGCCACTTTAATAGCTCTTCTCTTCCATCATCTTTAATTTCATAGACCTTTTTATCAGGAGAATCTACCTGAGGGTAAACAATTGAACTTACCCAGCCCTCTTCTTCCAGCTTAATTAACTCACGATAAATTTGAGTATGGTGGGCGTTCCAATAATGAATCATCGTTTCTTTAAACTTTTGATTCAGCTCGTATCCAGTTGATGGTTTCTTCGTTAACAAACCTAATAAAGCGTATCGTAAAGCCATTTCCATCCATCCTTCATTCTAACTTCATACATCTTATCACAAATAATTCATTAAGACAGGTTCAAAAATGTTGCACCTTTAAGTTATTCATTTATACTTGAATTATATATGTGATTTTTCACATATATAATTAAAAATCGTATTACATAACTTAAGGGGGACGAAACATTTGAGTTTCTTAACGAGATTCAGTTTGAAAAATCCATTCGCAGTCATCATCATCGGTGCATTATTGGTGGTCGGCGGTATTTATTCATTTACTAATCTGAAGGTAGACCTACTTCCAGATATCGAATTCCCACAGATGTCTGTGCAAGTTGTCTATCCTGGTGCATCTACCCAAGACGTCAACGAGAAAGTAACAGATCCACTTGAGGAACAGCTTAAATCATTGAACGATGTTAAGAAAGTGCAAAGCCAATCGTTTGAAAGCATCTCGGTCATCAATCTTGAATTCCCTTTTTCAACGAACCTAGATGATATCGAACGAGAAATAGAAAGTATGATTGAAGATGCAGATCTTCCTGAAAATGCAAAACCAGAAGTAAATCGGTTCTCTTTCGGTACATTTCCTATTTATAATATCTCACTCTTCCCATCTGGGGATGAAGAGAATTTTAAAGCATTTGTAGAAAATGAGCTTGTACCTGAAATGAATAAGATTTCAGGAGTCAATAACATTTCTGTAGGCGGACTTGAAGACGAATCCATTGTCATAACTGTTGATAAAGATAAAGCAAAGCAGTCGGGATTAAATCTAAATCAAATCAAGGAAGTGATTAACCAGCATTACATGTCTTTCCCTGCTGGATCGATTGAGCAAGATACGTTATCTATCCCAGTTAGAGTAGAAGAAAAGATTGAAACGATCGAACAGTTAAAAGCT
This Pseudalkalibacillus berkeleyi DNA region includes the following protein-coding sequences:
- a CDS encoding PadR family transcriptional regulator gives rise to the protein MALRYALLGLLTKKPSTGYELNQKFKETMIHYWNAHHTQIYRELIKLEEEGWVSSIVYPQVDSPDKKVYEIKDDGREELLKWLLNYKVEPPKLKDQQLLRVSMFHLIDSDDAIRFLQQSKEHHKIGLQHMYIWQEHEYRSDKDIKAALGEYFTSEFGKRYMETWIEWCDWAIDVLQRLKD